From the genome of Vicia villosa cultivar HV-30 ecotype Madison, WI linkage group LG2, Vvil1.0, whole genome shotgun sequence, one region includes:
- the LOC131647162 gene encoding uncharacterized protein LOC131647162 translates to MKIRSVFDGGALRTEFEKIGIDPKFVPIIWKHLFLTLRNTTTEINSDCNWEWEKLVPSLPTPAYSFLRSNFKTPLSSTLHSVFHSSDNLTSKLLIKLNNGEFVEAVIMRYDTRLGKYGGKPRLGGLRATLCISSQVGCKMGCRFCATGSMGFKSNLSSGEIVEQLVHASSFAQIRNVVFMGMGEPLNNYSAVVESVRIMTGSPFQLSLKRITISTVGIIHAINKLHNDLPGLNLAVSLHAPAQDIRCHIMPAARAFPLEKLMNSLQEYQRKSLQKILIEYIMLDGVNDEEQHAHLLGKLLETFEVVVNLIPFNSIGTLSQFKPTSEQKVFNFQKILRGTYDIRTTVRKQMGEDISGACGQLVINAPDKSLGNADPLTDIEDLVI, encoded by the exons ATGAAAATCCGATCAGTATTCGACGGCGGAGCATTGAGAACCGAATTCGAGAAAATCGGAATCGACCCAAAGTTCGTTCCAATCATATGGAAGCATCTCTTTCTCACTCTCAGAAACACTACCACTGAAATCAATTCCGATTGTAATTGGGAATGGGAGAAACTCGTTCCTTCTTTACCTACTCCCGCCTATTCCTTCCTCCGTTCCAATTTCAAAACCCCTCTCTCTTCCACTCTTCACTCCGTTTTCCACTCTTCCGATAACCTCACTTCGAAACTCCTCATCAAGCTTAAT AATGGAGAATTTGTGGAGGCTGTGATAATGAGATATGATACTCGTTTGGGTAAATATGGTGGGAAACCGCGTCTTGGTGGTCTCAGAGCTACTCTGTGTATTTCTTCTCAG gtGGGTTGCAAAATGGGTTGCAGATTCTGTGCAACTGGAAGTATGGGATTCAAAAGTAATCTATCCTCTGGAGAAATTGTGGAGCAATTGGTTCATGCCTCTAGTTTTGCACAAATCCGCAATGTTGTTTTCATG GGAATGGGAGAGCCTCTGAACAACTATTCTGCTGTGGTAGAATCTGTTCGTATCATGACTGGGTCGCCATTTCAGTTGTCATTGAAAAGGATTACCATCTCAACG GTTGGCATCATTCATGCTATCAACAAGCTTCATAATGATTTGCCTGGTTTGAACTTGGCAGTCTCACTACACGCACCAGCCCAAGACATCCGTTGTCATATAATGCCCGCTGCCCGTGCTTTCCCTTTGGAAAAACTTATGAATTCACTGCAAGAGTATCAAAGGAAAAG TTTGCAGAAAATATTAATTGAATACATAATGCTTGATGGTGTGAATGATGAAGAGCAGCATGCCCACCTATTAGGAAAACTGTTGGAGACATTTGAAGTG GTAGTGAACTTAATACCTTTCAACTCCATTGGTACATTGAGTCAATTCAAACCTACTAGTGAGCAGAAAGTGTTCAACTTTCAGAAAATTTTAAGGGGTACCTATGATATTCGAACAACAGTTCGGAAGCAAATGGGTGAGGACATAAGTGGTGCGTGTGGACAGTTGGTCATTAACGCACCTGATAAGTCTCTTGGAAATGCAGATCCCCTAACGGACATAGAAGATCTTGTAATTTGA